Proteins co-encoded in one Rickettsiales bacterium genomic window:
- the nuoG gene encoding NADH-quinone oxidoreductase subunit NuoG, translated as MPKLTIDGKEITVEEGTTVIQACEELGIEIPRFCYHPRLAIAGNCRMCLVEVERAPKPIASCAQPAMDNMVVHTNTPKVKKAREGVMEFLLANHPLDCPICDQAGECDLQDQSMAYGKGQSRYKEEKRAVVDKDFGPLIKTYMTRCIHCTRCVRFITDVAGIPEIGALYRGEDTEITTYIEKSISSELSGNIIDLCPVGALTSKPYAFKARSWELSKTESIDVLDAVGSNIRVDSRGREVMRILPRLNESVNEEWISDKTRFAYDGLKKQRLDTPYVKHKGKLKKATWDEAYKTIADRIKSLKENEIGAIAGDLIDVEAMLALKELWAALGSDNLDCRQYNEKINSSNRGDYIFNTSIAGIEDADFCLIVGSNPRKEAAILNARIRKSEAKIALLGTKADLTYEYEYLGEELNTLEDILKGKHPIAKQVKEAKKPMLILGSQVISLDDGTEIITLCKLIAEKYNFIQEDWNGFNILQRAAARVGALDIGFVPGDKGYNVEQILEKTKLVYLLGADEVDITKLKDKFVIYQGSHGDKGAHAADVILPGCAYTEKDSTYVNLEGRVQRAHKASSPPGEAKEDWKIICELSSVIGKILSYSSLWDIRDKLCEIAPHFANIGQIKKEEFVINSRKYHCDTKVIRYNDSNYYLTDPICRASVTMSKCAKLAEEI; from the coding sequence ATGCCAAAGCTTACCATTGATGGAAAAGAAATTACAGTTGAAGAAGGAACCACAGTTATTCAAGCTTGTGAAGAACTAGGTATTGAGATTCCTAGGTTTTGCTATCATCCAAGACTTGCTATAGCAGGAAATTGTAGAATGTGCTTGGTGGAAGTGGAAAGAGCACCTAAGCCTATTGCTTCATGTGCGCAGCCTGCCATGGATAATATGGTGGTTCATACCAATACTCCTAAGGTTAAAAAAGCAAGAGAAGGAGTGATGGAGTTTTTGCTTGCCAACCATCCATTGGATTGCCCAATTTGTGATCAAGCTGGTGAATGCGATTTGCAAGATCAATCTATGGCTTATGGCAAAGGACAAAGCAGATATAAAGAAGAGAAAAGAGCGGTAGTGGATAAAGATTTTGGTCCATTAATTAAAACTTATATGACTAGATGCATTCACTGCACCCGATGCGTTCGCTTTATAACAGATGTTGCAGGAATTCCAGAGATAGGCGCTTTATATCGGGGGGAAGACACTGAAATTACAACCTATATTGAAAAATCTATTTCTTCTGAATTATCAGGTAATATTATTGATTTATGTCCAGTTGGAGCCTTAACTTCCAAACCTTATGCTTTTAAAGCTAGAAGTTGGGAATTAAGCAAGACTGAATCAATTGATGTTTTAGATGCTGTTGGTAGCAATATTCGTGTTGACTCCCGCGGAAGAGAGGTGATGAGAATTCTTCCCCGGCTTAATGAAAGCGTAAATGAAGAATGGATTTCAGATAAAACACGCTTTGCTTATGATGGATTAAAGAAACAAAGACTTGATACTCCTTATGTGAAGCATAAAGGGAAACTGAAAAAAGCAACTTGGGATGAGGCATATAAAACTATTGCTGATAGGATAAAATCACTTAAAGAAAATGAAATTGGTGCTATAGCTGGTGACTTAATAGATGTTGAAGCAATGCTGGCTTTAAAAGAATTATGGGCAGCTTTAGGAAGTGATAATTTAGATTGTAGACAATATAATGAGAAGATAAATTCAAGTAATAGAGGAGATTATATATTCAACACTTCTATTGCTGGAATTGAAGATGCAGACTTTTGTTTAATAGTAGGCTCTAATCCACGGAAAGAAGCCGCTATTTTAAATGCAAGGATTAGAAAGTCTGAAGCTAAAATTGCTTTACTAGGCACTAAAGCGGATTTAACTTATGAATATGAATATTTAGGGGAAGAGCTAAATACTTTAGAGGATATACTAAAGGGTAAGCATCCAATAGCTAAGCAAGTAAAGGAAGCTAAAAAGCCTATGCTTATATTAGGATCGCAAGTTATCTCTCTTGATGATGGAACGGAGATTATCACTCTTTGTAAGTTAATTGCTGAAAAATATAATTTTATTCAAGAAGATTGGAACGGATTTAATATATTACAAAGGGCTGCCGCTAGAGTAGGGGCGTTAGATATTGGTTTTGTTCCGGGTGATAAAGGATATAACGTTGAGCAGATTTTAGAGAAGACAAAGTTGGTATATCTTTTAGGTGCAGATGAAGTTGATATTACCAAGCTTAAAGACAAGTTTGTGATATATCAAGGTTCACATGGAGATAAAGGAGCTCATGCAGCAGATGTTATCTTGCCTGGTTGTGCATATACTGAGAAAGATAGCACATATGTTAATTTGGAAGGAAGAGTTCAAAGAGCACATAAAGCATCCTCCCCGCCTGGAGAAGCAAAAGAAGATTGGAAAATTATCTGCGAATTATCGTCTGTTATAGGTAAAATATTAAGTTATAGTTCTTTGTGGGATATTCGTGATAAATTATGTGAAATTGCTCCTCATT